Proteins co-encoded in one Propionispora hippei DSM 15287 genomic window:
- a CDS encoding cytochrome c biogenesis CcdA family protein produces the protein MEQVTLLSSFFAGLLSFASPCVLPLLPAFSAMLAGTANGEKINFRRLYVNAFCFFTGFSLVFVLMGATASLLGQWFFDYQEKIRQAGALVIILMGLQLSGIIRIASLEREYRPFLSRPFRGPFGALLLGIAFTAGWTPCIGPILTAILLYAGQTATVGAGIALLLAYAMGFALPFFLLVTVLRKYALRVRGLYESLPLVQRTAGYLLVLTGILIWLDWVEKGIGLLWSFFL, from the coding sequence ATGGAACAGGTTACTTTGCTAAGTAGTTTTTTTGCCGGGCTGCTATCATTTGCATCCCCTTGTGTATTGCCTTTGCTGCCGGCCTTTTCAGCGATGCTGGCGGGAACGGCTAACGGAGAGAAGATAAACTTTCGCCGGTTATATGTGAATGCTTTTTGTTTTTTTACTGGTTTTTCCCTGGTCTTTGTCCTTATGGGTGCAACGGCATCATTACTGGGACAATGGTTTTTTGATTATCAGGAAAAAATCCGACAAGCAGGGGCCTTGGTGATTATCCTGATGGGACTTCAACTGTCGGGAATTATCCGGATTGCTTCGCTGGAACGGGAGTACCGGCCGTTTTTGTCCCGTCCTTTCCGGGGGCCGTTTGGCGCCCTGCTGTTGGGGATAGCCTTTACTGCCGGTTGGACCCCTTGTATTGGCCCGATTCTTACAGCCATTTTATTGTATGCTGGCCAAACAGCTACGGTTGGCGCAGGGATAGCTTTGTTGCTGGCCTACGCCATGGGCTTTGCCCTGCCGTTTTTTCTGCTGGTTACGGTGTTAAGAAAGTATGCATTACGTGTACGGGGGCTGTATGAATCACTGCCCTTAGTGCAGCGAACAGCAGGCTATTTACTGGTGTTGACCGGTATTCTAATCTGGCTGGATTGGGTGGAAAAGGGGATAGGCCTTCTTTGGTCGTTTTTTTTATAA